From Lewinellaceae bacterium:
CCCCAAATATGCCACTTTCCAGTCGAGGTTCGACGCCGAGGTCCTCGCTACCTGGGATTGGAATGTCGCTTCCCAGGGTACGGGCGGCATCATCATCTGGCATCCCAGTGGCCGGTTCAAGGGCTCTATCATTACGCTCGGCATTGGTGGCATGGAATGGAGTATGAACGACGGCCGTACGAATGCCTTTGGCCAAAACATTCGCATCATTTACAAAAATGCGATCGACTATCTGAAGTCGTTGTAGGATTGATTTTCTATTAGTTGTCTCAAAAGTGCTAGTAGTAAGTAGTCGGCAGAATTTATATGAGGATCACATCTCTGCTTCCACTTTAAATCGAAGCAGATTGTCCTCCCCTGGGGAGCCTGTCCCGGCGCAATGTCGGGAAGGTTAGGAGGGGGACTTGGAAACGAAAACTCCTAAGAATTCCCCCCTCGAACTCCCCTCCCCGCCTGCCAAAGTCTTGTACGGCGGGCAGGCAGGGGGAGACAACTGCCTTCGATCAAGAGCTGGGAAGAGGTCATTTATGTTTAACCTAAGCCTGTCCGGCCACCTATAAAAAATCAGTGTGCTATCACTTTTGAGGCAGCCCAACCAAACCTTTAGTATGCTTCGTACTTGCCTGTTAATCATTTTTCTACTAAGCCTGCTCTCCTGCGCGCAAGAGAAGAAGCCGGCCTACTACTGGAATTTTGCTGCCCAGGCTGGAAAAGCGCTGACAGAGCAAAACACCAGGGAACAATCCCCCATCCAAAGCAATGCGGATGTTCCCGAATTCGTGGAAGGGATCGATGGGACAGGCCTGCGGTTTGACGGCAATACGACTTTCATTTCCCATAAGTTGCCCGAGCCTTTGGAAGCGCCGTTTACTATTTCGGCCTGGGCGGCCCTGGAAACCTATCCAACTGATGCAGCAGGTTTTTTTTCGCTGTTTACCGATAATGAGGATACCGCAAACTGGCTATCCGCCTGTGTAAATCGCTTTGGCAAGTTAACCATCGGCGCCAACCTCAACGGAGTAGAGCATTATCTTGAATCGGAGGTCATTATCTCTAAATTCCAATGGGAACACATCTGCCTGATTGCAGAAAAGGACAGCGTCAAATTGCTGTGGAATGGAGAAATACTGCTATCCCAAGCCCTGCCGGATCATGTTTCCTTTGACAACATCCTGATCGGCAGGGATAGGAAGGAAAGCTTTGTTCATATCTTTCCGACAATGCACATCAATGGCATCCTGGATGAATTAAAAATTTGGCGGGAAGCACTTTCTCCAGACTATGTAAAAAGCCATATCGTTGGCCAAAAGAACGGCACAACCGCAAAATTAGCTGTTCCGGAATCCAGGTTTGCCAATGACTTCAACCGGCCGAAGTACCATCTCCTGCCGGCAGCAAACTGGACCAATGAGACGCACGGCTTGATCTACCACCAGGGCAGATACCATATTTTCAATCAGAAAAATGGAACCAATGTCTTCCTGGGGCAGATCAACTGGGGGCATTACAGCAGCCCCGATCTGGTACAGTGGACCGAACACCGGCCGGCCCTAAGCCCGGAAGAAGGTTATGACCAGAATGGAATATGGTCGGGCCACGTAATCATTGACGACAGCGGCACGCCCGTGATCATGTATACCGGTGGAGATGGCCAGGAATTTGGCATGTGCCTGGCCTATCCTGAAGACGAAGCCTTGATTGCCTGGGAAAAACATGCCGGCAACCCGGTTGTAAAAGGGCCTCCTTCCCAATATAAGAGAGCTGATTTCAGAGATCCTTATCTCTGGAAGGAAGAAGATATTTGGTACATGATCGTCGGTTATGGCATGGAGGAGAATGGCCAGCAAAACGGCGCCGTATTATTGTATAAATCCCTGGATTTAAAGAACTGGACGGCATTGGAGCCCTTATTCACCGGAAACCCCGAAGTGGACGGATCGGGAGTCTTCTGGGAAATGCCGGTGTTCTGGAAAATGGATGACAAGTATATCCTCCTGGTCAATCCGATTCCTTACCAGGGCAAGCCGGCGGTAGCCATTTATTGGGTGGGAGATTTTGTGAAAGAAAAGTTTGTCCCCGATGATAAGCTGCCCAAACGGCTGGAAGTGATCAACCGGATGCTTTCTCCCTCAGTAGCCCTTGACGGGGACGGCCGAACCACCGCCATTGCCATTATTCCGGACTTAATCCCCGCTGAACTGCAATTGCGACAAGGGTGGACGCACTTGTACAGCATCCCACGAACCTGGAAACTGGTTGATGGAACCATCCACCAGGCGCCGCACCCGGCACTGGAAAAGTTGCGGGATTCCCTGAAATCCTTTGAAAATGAGAAAGTAGGCCCTGATACCCATTTAAAGGCCGGAGCTGGCCATCAAATGGAAATCCTGGCCTCTATTGACCCGAATACTTCCCGCAGCTTTGGCTTCCTTGTGGGCAAGAATCAGGAGAATGGCGAGGAAACGAAAATCTTGTTTGATTTGCAGGCGAAAACCTTGATCATTGACCAGGCAAATTCCAGCAAGGATGAATTATTAGAACCTGGGGTTGAAAAAGGGACGCTCCCTCTTGAGGAAGCCGAGCCCTTCAAATTCCACCTGTTCATTGATGGGTCCGTGATCGAAGGATTCATCAACGATCAGTGGGCGTTTACGACCCGGATCTTTCCCAAGTTCAGGAACAGCAATGAGATTGAAATTTTTACGGACAACGGCGCTTTGATGGTTGAGGACATGAAAGTATGGAAA
This genomic window contains:
- a CDS encoding GH32 C-terminal domain-containing protein, which translates into the protein MLRTCLLIIFLLSLLSCAQEKKPAYYWNFAAQAGKALTEQNTREQSPIQSNADVPEFVEGIDGTGLRFDGNTTFISHKLPEPLEAPFTISAWAALETYPTDAAGFFSLFTDNEDTANWLSACVNRFGKLTIGANLNGVEHYLESEVIISKFQWEHICLIAEKDSVKLLWNGEILLSQALPDHVSFDNILIGRDRKESFVHIFPTMHINGILDELKIWREALSPDYVKSHIVGQKNGTTAKLAVPESRFANDFNRPKYHLLPAANWTNETHGLIYHQGRYHIFNQKNGTNVFLGQINWGHYSSPDLVQWTEHRPALSPEEGYDQNGIWSGHVIIDDSGTPVIMYTGGDGQEFGMCLAYPEDEALIAWEKHAGNPVVKGPPSQYKRADFRDPYLWKEEDIWYMIVGYGMEENGQQNGAVLLYKSLDLKNWTALEPLFTGNPEVDGSGVFWEMPVFWKMDDKYILLVNPIPYQGKPAVAIYWVGDFVKEKFVPDDKLPKRLEVINRMLSPSVALDGDGRTTAIAIIPDLIPAELQLRQGWTHLYSIPRTWKLVDGTIHQAPHPALEKLRDSLKSFENEKVGPDTHLKAGAGHQMEILASIDPNTSRSFGFLVGKNQENGEETKILFDLQAKTLIIDQANSSKDELLEPGVEKGTLPLEEAEPFKFHLFIDGSVIEGFINDQWAFTTRIFPKFRNSNEIEIFTDNGALMVEDMKVWKLRSSNNLVDF